One Acidobacteriota bacterium genomic window, ATGAAAGCCGACGGGGAAAAATCTGCGGCATATCCGGTCACCGTGAAGTTGGTAACTGAAGACCGTCCCGGTATGCTTGCCGATGTCACCCAGGCGATTGCCGGAATCGGCACCAACATTCGCGATATTCACGCCGGAGTTGATAGCGAAGGGCGTGGACAACTGGTAGTGACTTCAGAAATTTTTGATGTCAAACACCTCGAACGATTAACCGCCGTGCTCAAATCCGTTAAAGGCGTCATCAATGTTGAACGCCTGGATAGCGAAGAATCCGCTGCCTAATTCCCTCTGGTCAAATCCCCTCAGTTCATACCTTCGTTGAATGCGCCATCATTTAATAGATAAACGACAAATCTGAAAAGTCCGGATTGCAATCTATTCGATGAAGACGATTTCCCTGCCCCAACAAGTTGGACAAGCGCATATTCATCTGAGATAATTTGCAATTTCGATAATGCAAATGATTCATATCTGTGGAGTCTCAAGACAATGAAAGAACCTGTGCAAACGGATAATGCCCCGAAAGCGATTGGTCCCTACTCCCAAGCCATTAAAGCCAATGGCATGGTTTTCGCCTCAGGACAAGTTCCTCTGGACCCGGCAACCGGTCAATTGATCATCGGCACCATTGCGGAACAAACCGAGCGGATTTTTCATAACCTGAGTGCGGTGCTGGAAGCGGCAGGGACATCACTGGACAAGGTGGTTAAAACCACGGTTTTTCTTGCCGATATGAATGATTTTGGTGAAATGAATGAAGCCTATGCGCAGTTTTTCAACGACGTGCCACCGGCTAGGTCAACCGTAGAGGTTTCACGATTACCTAAAGATGCGCGAGTCGAAATTGATGTGATTGCGCTTTTATAGGTGAGAATTTCAAATCTCAAATTCTATTCAGATGTTGGTAAATGGAATTTGAGATTTGAAAATTGAAGGTTTTATCAGGCAGCTTTGACAACTTTACCGGCCTTTAAACAACGTGTACAAACTTTCAGGCGTTGCACACTGCCTGCAACATTGGCACGAACGGCTTGAAGGTTCGGTTCAAAGCGACGACGGGTGCGATTGTTCGCGTGGGAGACGCGATTTCCAAATTGCGGGCCTTTGCCGCAGACATCACAACGTTTAGACATGATCGTACTCCTCGGTTAAGAATTATTGCATTTAAGCAAAGCGACAATGTAACACGGACGGGCTATGTGCCGTCAAACCATTTTTTGCGAAGGAGCGGATTCGTGTTTGACTCTAATCGAAAATTATTCTCTATTTTAATTCTCCTCACCGGTCTCTTTATTGCAGCATGTAATGATAATGGCGGCGGCGCTGGCGGTGATGTGGTTGCCAAAGTCGGTTCTAAAGAGATCAAGTTGAATGAGGTTGACCGGCTTATCAAACAACAACTTGATCAAAGCCCCGGTGCGACTTTTAACTCGGCTCAACTTGCCAACGCGCGAATGGCAATCCTCGACCGAATGATCGAAGAAGAAGCGCTTTTCCAGAAAGCTCAAAAAGACAATCTGGTTCCCGATGCCAATAAAGTAAACCAGGAGCTTCAGAACCGTAAACAGTCAGCTAAAATCACCGATGATCAGTATAAAGAGCAATTGAAACAACTCGGCATAACCGAAGACGAAGCCAAAGAACAGATAAAGCGTTCTCTGGCGATTGAAGCTTTACGCGACAAAGAAAAAACCCGCGTCGCGCAACCGACCGATGATGAAGTAAAAAAATATTTTGAAGAAAATAAGGACCAATTCCGCGCGGTTCGCGGGGTGGACTTCTCAATCATCGCAACTTCACCGGCAAACAACGGCGGCGATGCCGGCGCTGAAACCAAAATTAAAGCCATATATGAACAACTGAAAAGCGGCACCGATTTTGCCACACTGGCTTCCCAACGCTCCGAAGATCAAAACACTGCCATTCGCGGTGGCGCGGTCGGATTCATGTCCGAAGCAGAACTCAAACAGGCATTTCCCGGTCGTCAGGATGTCATTGACAAATTGATGAAGGAACTCACCCCCGGTCAATATACCCAGCCGCTACGCGATAATGTTGCAGGGGTTTGGGCGATTTTTAAACTCAATGCGCGGCGCGAAAAGGAAGAAGCGCTTACCTTGGAAATGGAAGAAGTTCGGAAAAGTATCGTTGACACTTTGACGCAGCAACGCCAGCAGGTTTTGTTCAATGCCTTGATTGCGACGGCGATTGCCGAAGCCAGCGTTAAAAATTATTTTGCTGAACAGTTGGTGCAAGACCCGAAACGCATTTCGGATATGAAGCCTTCTGCGTTGTTGCAACAAACCGGTCAACAACCCCAACAACAACCGCAGCCCAGAGTTGAAAATCAGAATGCCCAACCTGCAAACAGCAACGCAACACCGGCAGGCAACTCGAACGCGGCTCCGGCAACGAGCAAGCCCGCTTCAGCAAATTCCAATAAATAGTGGTCGGTAGTCGGTAGTCAGTTGCCGGTTAATCATTTCACCGACTACCGACTGCCGATTACCAACTACTGAAAATGCTTTTCCGTTTAGACGAAGTTGTAAAATTTTATGGCGCGCATTCCGTATTGCGCGGCGTTACCTTTCAAATAAATCCCGCAGAACGTGTTGGGCTGGTTGGTCGAAATGGCGCAGGCAAAACCACCATATTCCGTTTAATCACTCACATTGAAGAACCTGACGAAGGCGAGGTATCCCTTCTAAAAGGTCTGCGTGTCGGATTGCTGGAGCAACGTCCGACATTTGATAGTGATACCTCTGTCCGTGACCAGGCGCTTTCGGTCTTCAACCAATTTCAGTCAATGGAATCGGAGATGACCCGCCTTGAACACTTAATGGGCGAAAAAGAGGGCGATGAACTCCACGAAATTATGCAGACCTATAGCGACCTCCGCCACGCTTACGAAATGGAAGGCGGCTTCTCGTATCACGCGCGGGCTGAATCGGTTCTGGTCGGGTTGGGGTTCAGGCAGGAGGATTTTTCTCAACCTGCCCGCGTATTAAGCGGAGGGCAAAAATCCCGTCTGGCGTTAGCTAAGTTATTATTAACGGAACCCGACATACTATTGCTGGATGAGCCGACCAATCACCTTGACGTAAACGCCGTTGAGTGGCTGGAAGATTTTCTCAGCGAATACAAAAAGGCTTTCGTCATCATCTCGCACGACCGGTTTTTACTGGATAAACTCGCTACGAAAATCATTGAAATCGATGGCGGACGCGCAAACATTTATACGGGTAATTATTCCGCCTACGTTCGCCAACGCGAAGAACAACGCCTTGTGCAAATGCGCGAATATGAAAAACAGCAGGAGTTGATTGAACAAACCGAAGAATTCATTCGTCGCAATCTCGCAGGGCAAAAAACCAAACAGGCGAAATCCCGGCGTAATATGCTTGAACGAATGGAGCGCGTCGAATCGGTCAGTGAACAACAATCCACCAATTTTAAAATGCAAACCGTCGCCCGGACTGGTGATAACGTTCTCGCAGTCTCCGATCTCGCCGTGGGATATGGAACTCATAAACTCGCCTCAAATATCAATTTTCTTTTGCATCGAGGCGAACGCCTCGGCGTCATCGGCGCAAATGGAACCGGAAAGACCACTTTTTTAAAAACTATCATAGGGGATTTAGAGCCGCTTGAAGGCGGAACCACCTGGGGCGCAAATGTCAATCTCGAATTTTTCGACCAGGAATTATCCGGTCTCAATGACACGGCTATCGTCATTGATGAGATGGCGACTATCGCGCCACGCGCATCCGTTGGTGATTTGCGCGGTTATCTGGCGAGATTTTTATTTACCGGCGATGACATTTATAAACCGGTCAGCGCACTTTCGGGCGGCGAGCGCAGTCGACTGGCGCTGGCGAAATTGATTTACAGCAGAGCCAATGTTTTGGTTTTGGACGAACCAACCAATCATCTGGATATTCCCTCACGCGAGGCGCTGGAAAATTCGCTGGCAGAATATCAGGGGACGATTATCACGGTCTCGCACGACCGCTATTTTCTCGATAAAATCGCCACCGAAATTCTATTTTTTGAAAAAACCGGGGTGACTCATTTTAATGGGAGCTATTCGGAATTTTATGAGTATCGTCATCGCCAACTAAAAATTGCTCAGGATGAGACGCGAAAAACTCAGAAGATTAAATCCAATGCATCTCCCTCAACGATTAAGCAAAAAACCAAAAAAACCAGCCGCCCAGTAGAACAGATTGAATCGGATATCCATGAGGTTGAAAAAAAATTAGCGGGATTAGCTGACCAATTGGCTAACCCCGCATCGGGATGGGGAGTGCAGGAATACGCTCAGATAAATGAGCAACAAGAAAATCTCTCTTCCCGCCTGGAAGACCTTTACCGGGAATGGGAAACTGCCGCGCTTGATTCAACTCCATAAAGGTTTCAACCGAAACCCCTCAATCATTACTAAAAATATTTCTTCAACTCGTTATTGAGCAATTCCTGAAATCGTTTTAAAGCCGGGTTTGAGGCATCGCTAACCTGGGGCGACCAATAAACCAGACATTGATTCCATTGATTCAAAGTCAAGCCATTTTCCTTTAAGACAATTTCGCGGTCTATCTGCTTTGCAGGGTCGTTCGGGTCTTTGCGATAGTTCATCGCCGCAAAAATTCTGGTGTAATCTTCAAGGCTGACCGGTTCAACCCCGCCGCGTTTTTTATCCATCGCTGGCGAGTAGTATTTTAAAAATCCGAGTGAGACACGATTTTGCAGACTGGGGTCAGCCATGCGTTCCGTCCAACCGGTCTTTGCCGCTTCCCAGGCATCACGAGACACCCCTTGTGAATTGGCAATCGCCAGACACCGGGCTTCGTCTTCTCCGCAGTCACTCATATCGGCAAGCAGATTCGCATAAAGTTCCAATGAAACCCCTTGAATCGGCGCAAATTCAGGTCCCGACATCTCCAAGCCCGGTTGCTGTGGCATTTGCGCAGGCGCAGGTTTCGGAGTCGCCACCTGTTGAACAAAATTGCTTGCGACACTGTGGGCACTACTTTCTAACGATTTCCCAGAATCAAAAACGCTTTTCGCCGCATCGACTAAATTAAAGTTATCTCCGGTTAATTTCTTCCAAAAACTCATGGCTATTCCTCTTGGTGATTTCCAATATTAATTAGACTGCAAATTTCCAATCCGGTTTTATCGGGCTAATGAAAATGTTGGGGGCATCGGTTGTTATTATTTAATGGTTACCGGTCGTTTAATCCATTCCATATTGCAAAACCTTTTCTAATAATCGGTGATGAAGTGATTCCCGGGTTGCGCCACCTCCGATAGAATAAATAACCGCCCGAAAAGCGTCACCACATAAACAAGTAGTTGAATCGGTTTCGTCAAATAAACTCTCAACCTGGCGGGTGAGGTGAATTTTATAAAACCTGAAACTTTTCAAAGACGACCTTAATGATGACCGGGTAAGTGGATGGTCAAAAAATTCTAAATTTGATGGGTATCTGCTAAAGCCTGTTTTGCCTTAGCTGGGGTTTGCAATTCTCTGAAAGCGATTTTCCGTAAATAGTCTGGCACTCAGTTTACGATTTAGCCTCGCGGAATCGAAACCGCCTCACCCAAAGCCAAAGCAGATACCTCCGCTATCGAAGCTAATAGTTATTAAAGAAAATGTCACCGCATATTTATGTAGGAGAGATTTGCTTCCTTTTTTTCAGCAGCAGGAAATTATGACCAACGTGTGATGCTGCCTTCAGTCTAATAGCTTTAATTAAAATTCGTCGCGATAGCCTTGATAAAACCCATAAAATCGTCGAAGTTTAATCGGGAAATGAACTTGATAAACCAGAACTTTTTTTCACGAGATACCTTAACCGTTGCAGAAAATTTGATTGGCACGACCTTGGTGGTCGGTGAATGCGAAGGGCGAATTGTCGAAACCGAAGCCTACAAAACCGACGCTGCCTCGCACGCTGCGAAAAAAACCAATCGTAGCGCGTTGATGTACGAGACCTTTGGGCACATTTATGTTTATCTGAATTATGGGATGTATTTCTGCCTGAATTTCACCTGTGAACAAACCGGAGTCGGGGCTGTGCTAATCCGTGCCATCGAACCAATCAAAGGAATCGAGTTGATGAAAAAACGACGTGAGATTGATGACCTAAACAAGCTCACCAATGGCCCCGGAAAATTGAGTATGGCTCTTGGTATTGATTTACGCTTCAACGGACAATTGATCGGGCAATCCATTAAATTGCGCGAACGTGCTGACTCCCCTCAAATTGCCATCAGCCCACGCATTGGCATAACCAAAGCGACGGAACTGGACTGGCGTTTTTTTGAAAAAGGCAATCGGTTTGTCAGCCATTTCAAGGCAACGAAATCCACACTTCCTTGAGCCACGTATTTCCGGTTGTTACAATTTCCTATCGTTTCCAAAGAAAATTTGAAATAAACGCAAAGCAGTCTTTATTCTGAATAAACTTATGAAAAATGATTTATTGATTCGCGCCGCCAAAGGTGAACCGGTTGAACGCACGCCGGTTTGGATGATGCGTCAAGCCGGGCGGTATTTGCCGGAATATCGCGCCGTTCGCAAAGATATTGATTTTCTAACCCTCTGCAAAACCGTTGAGCTTGCTGTCGAAGTATCGCTGCAACCGCTGCACATCGTCGGCGTTGATGCGGTGATATTGTTCAGCGATATTCTGATTCCGGTCGAAGCGATGGGGCAGGAAGTCCGTTTGACCGAGAAAAAAGGGCCGGAACTTCCAGACCCGATTCGCACCCGTGAGCAAATTGATAAGCTCATCGTTCCAGACCCCGTGGAAAAAACTGGTTTCGTTATGGAAATTGTGCGAACGTTAAGGAAAGAGATTGATGGCGCGGTTCCGCTCATCGGGTTTGCCGGTGCGCCCTGGACGCTTGCCGCCTATATGATTGAAGGCGGCGGTTCAAAAAATTATGGCTATGTGAAACAGATGATGTTTAAAGAGCCGAAAACCTTTCACGCGCTGCTGGATAAAATTTCCGACACCATCATTTTATATTTAAATGCTCAAATCGAAGCCGGGGTGCAGGTTGTTCAACTCTTCGACTCCTGGGCAGGTGAATTAGCTGCGCCGGATTACCGGGAATTCGCCCTTCCCTATCAACAAAAAATTTTTGCGGCGCTCAATCGTGAATCCGCTCCAGCGATTATGTACATCAACAACAGCGACCATTTTCTTGAAGATATGGCAACCTGTGGCGCGGATGTTTTGAGTCTGGATTGGCGCACCGACTTGACCGAGGCGCGCAGTCGTGTGGGCGATAAATTCACCCTGCAAGGAAACCTCGACCCCTGTGTGTTGCTCTCAACCCCGGAAATCATTCAGGAAAAAACTCAGGCTATCTTAAAAGCGGGCGGCGGGCACAAACACATCTTAAATCTTGGTCATGGCATATTGCCGATGACGCCAGTTGAAAACGCCCGCGCGTTTATCGAAACCGCAAAAGCCTTTGTGCCGAATCGTTAATCAAGATGAGTGACCAAATCAATAATGAAGAAAAGCTCGGCGTCCTGTTATTAAATCTTGGAGGTCCCGAAACCTTAGCCGATGTTCGCCCGTTCCTGTACAACCTGTTTGCTGACCCGGATATTATTCGATTGCCGTTTAAATTCTTGCAAAAACCCTTAGCCTGGTTGATTTCGTCGCGCAGACACAAAAAATCTTCCGGTTATTATGCGCAGATTGGCGGCGGTTCTCCACTCAGAAAAATCACTGATGAACAGGCAAACGAACTTCGCGA contains:
- the rpmB gene encoding 50S ribosomal protein L28, which translates into the protein MSKRCDVCGKGPQFGNRVSHANNRTRRRFEPNLQAVRANVAGSVQRLKVCTRCLKAGKVVKAA
- a CDS encoding SurA N-terminal domain-containing protein encodes the protein MFDSNRKLFSILILLTGLFIAACNDNGGGAGGDVVAKVGSKEIKLNEVDRLIKQQLDQSPGATFNSAQLANARMAILDRMIEEEALFQKAQKDNLVPDANKVNQELQNRKQSAKITDDQYKEQLKQLGITEDEAKEQIKRSLAIEALRDKEKTRVAQPTDDEVKKYFEENKDQFRAVRGVDFSIIATSPANNGGDAGAETKIKAIYEQLKSGTDFATLASQRSEDQNTAIRGGAVGFMSEAELKQAFPGRQDVIDKLMKELTPGQYTQPLRDNVAGVWAIFKLNARREKEEALTLEMEEVRKSIVDTLTQQRQQVLFNALIATAIAEASVKNYFAEQLVQDPKRISDMKPSALLQQTGQQPQQQPQPRVENQNAQPANSNATPAGNSNAAPATSKPASANSNK
- the hemE gene encoding uroporphyrinogen decarboxylase produces the protein MKNDLLIRAAKGEPVERTPVWMMRQAGRYLPEYRAVRKDIDFLTLCKTVELAVEVSLQPLHIVGVDAVILFSDILIPVEAMGQEVRLTEKKGPELPDPIRTREQIDKLIVPDPVEKTGFVMEIVRTLRKEIDGAVPLIGFAGAPWTLAAYMIEGGGSKNYGYVKQMMFKEPKTFHALLDKISDTIILYLNAQIEAGVQVVQLFDSWAGELAAPDYREFALPYQQKIFAALNRESAPAIMYINNSDHFLEDMATCGADVLSLDWRTDLTEARSRVGDKFTLQGNLDPCVLLSTPEIIQEKTQAILKAGGGHKHILNLGHGILPMTPVENARAFIETAKAFVPNR
- a CDS encoding RidA family protein, which gives rise to MKEPVQTDNAPKAIGPYSQAIKANGMVFASGQVPLDPATGQLIIGTIAEQTERIFHNLSAVLEAAGTSLDKVVKTTVFLADMNDFGEMNEAYAQFFNDVPPARSTVEVSRLPKDARVEIDVIALL
- a CDS encoding ABC-F family ATP-binding cassette domain-containing protein — its product is MLFRLDEVVKFYGAHSVLRGVTFQINPAERVGLVGRNGAGKTTIFRLITHIEEPDEGEVSLLKGLRVGLLEQRPTFDSDTSVRDQALSVFNQFQSMESEMTRLEHLMGEKEGDELHEIMQTYSDLRHAYEMEGGFSYHARAESVLVGLGFRQEDFSQPARVLSGGQKSRLALAKLLLTEPDILLLDEPTNHLDVNAVEWLEDFLSEYKKAFVIISHDRFLLDKLATKIIEIDGGRANIYTGNYSAYVRQREEQRLVQMREYEKQQELIEQTEEFIRRNLAGQKTKQAKSRRNMLERMERVESVSEQQSTNFKMQTVARTGDNVLAVSDLAVGYGTHKLASNINFLLHRGERLGVIGANGTGKTTFLKTIIGDLEPLEGGTTWGANVNLEFFDQELSGLNDTAIVIDEMATIAPRASVGDLRGYLARFLFTGDDIYKPVSALSGGERSRLALAKLIYSRANVLVLDEPTNHLDIPSREALENSLAEYQGTIITVSHDRYFLDKIATEILFFEKTGVTHFNGSYSEFYEYRHRQLKIAQDETRKTQKIKSNASPSTIKQKTKKTSRPVEQIESDIHEVEKKLAGLADQLANPASGWGVQEYAQINEQQENLSSRLEDLYREWETAALDSTP
- a CDS encoding DNA-3-methyladenine glycosylase, whose product is MINQNFFSRDTLTVAENLIGTTLVVGECEGRIVETEAYKTDAASHAAKKTNRSALMYETFGHIYVYLNYGMYFCLNFTCEQTGVGAVLIRAIEPIKGIELMKKRREIDDLNKLTNGPGKLSMALGIDLRFNGQLIGQSIKLRERADSPQIAISPRIGITKATELDWRFFEKGNRFVSHFKATKSTLP